The Desulfovibrio sp. TomC genome includes a window with the following:
- a CDS encoding YgjV family protein, with product MDFLSPAQIVGYLAFILGVTAFAQRIDWKLKTLVAVECLAYTVHFAMLGNGTASSSAALSAVRMFASLKTRSPSLAAFFLAANIGLGLWLAHSWTASFSIAAGCLGTVGAFFMTGIRLRALLFLATLCWLSNNIASGSIGGTLLESIIAVVNGTTMWRLWRQGRVR from the coding sequence ATGGATTTTCTCTCCCCGGCCCAGATCGTCGGCTACCTGGCCTTTATCCTGGGCGTGACCGCCTTTGCCCAACGCATCGACTGGAAACTCAAGACCTTGGTGGCCGTGGAATGTCTGGCCTATACCGTACATTTTGCCATGCTCGGCAATGGCACGGCCTCGTCTTCCGCAGCCTTGTCAGCGGTGCGGATGTTTGCCTCGCTCAAAACGCGTTCGCCCTCTCTGGCGGCGTTCTTTCTGGCCGCCAACATTGGCCTGGGCCTGTGGCTGGCCCATTCCTGGACCGCCTCGTTCTCCATCGCCGCCGGCTGCCTGGGCACGGTCGGGGCCTTTTTCATGACCGGCATCCGGCTGCGGGCGCTGCTCTTTTTGGCCACCCTGTGCTGGCTCTCCAACAACATCGCCTCGGGCTCCATCGGCGGCACCCTGCTGGAATCGATCATCGCCGTGGTCAACGGCACGACCATGTGGCGGTTGTGGCGGCAGGGACGGGTCCGCTAG
- a CDS encoding TrmB family transcriptional regulator has translation MIEAQELAVLGLTSYEAAAYLALLGRPELAPAEVAARGAIPRQRVYDVLASLTAKGLCLARDGSPRVYAAVAPAIALELLAGERTAQLARQRLEAEAAAARLTLALAPIFAGGRGQSDPLAYAEVLTGPTRIAHRALALARGAAHRVHSCITRPMILSNDQNKTFMEAPLGRGLAYRALCDAATVAEPGFAPLLDSLCGQGLEVRLAEVLPLKMQAFDDETVLLSMQDPAGGPPSFTAVVIHNRGVAAMLNLAFEQLWAGAKPYPGGA, from the coding sequence ATGATCGAAGCCCAGGAATTGGCGGTCCTCGGTCTGACCAGCTACGAAGCCGCAGCCTATCTGGCCCTGCTTGGCCGGCCCGAACTGGCCCCGGCCGAGGTGGCGGCCCGGGGGGCCATCCCCCGGCAGCGGGTCTATGACGTGCTGGCCTCGCTTACGGCCAAGGGGCTGTGTCTGGCCCGGGACGGTTCGCCGCGCGTGTACGCCGCTGTGGCTCCGGCCATTGCCCTGGAGTTGTTGGCCGGGGAACGGACGGCCCAGCTTGCCCGGCAACGCCTGGAGGCCGAGGCGGCGGCGGCCCGGCTGACCCTGGCCCTGGCCCCGATTTTTGCCGGCGGACGCGGCCAAAGCGATCCCCTGGCCTATGCCGAGGTGCTCACCGGCCCCACCCGCATCGCCCACCGGGCCTTGGCCCTGGCCCGGGGCGCTGCCCACCGGGTCCATTCCTGCATCACCCGGCCCATGATTTTATCCAACGATCAGAACAAGACCTTTATGGAAGCGCCGCTGGGCCGGGGGCTGGCCTACCGGGCGCTGTGCGATGCCGCCACCGTGGCCGAGCCGGGCTTTGCCCCATTGCTCGACTCCCTGTGCGGCCAGGGCCTCGAGGTGCGGTTGGCCGAAGTCCTGCCCCTCAAGATGCAGGCCTTTGACGACGAGACCGTGCTGTTGTCCATGCAGGACCCGGCCGGAGGGCCGCCGAGTTTTACGGCCGTGGTCATCCATAACCGGGGTGTGGCCGCCATGCTCAATCTGGCCTTTGAGCAGCTTTGGGCCGGGGCCAAGCCCTATCCTGGAGGTGCCTGA
- a CDS encoding sensor histidine kinase, whose translation MTSAWDADDSSMGFDLGAAVDPALLDRQVIDVVARRIHQKMDDYDAYNFTAKQSIALNVFFDLAQEFPQLEHLYAVCLLIPKLFFDIECNLYVLDSKSGAIRRCAYQCMDSDAGEVGDLPFAQKSIVRDDRLFIPIKGNHELISQLPFTPREDVFGMLEIYPVSQLSEHDRLFFERYANRFGFQLHNRILANKNKEHLQFIRSLVKDIGHNVIVPNIYFKLYYKRLRSKIDLLKFFEWKLKQFFETDALPEEELPATKEKLLRDLGYIHEGLMDQYRQILTHYEQTSLFLETLLRRSHFEEGRYVLEKRACNFKKQVIDLQLERYRPRFEERGIEIDTSLGGVPDQEIEVVVDIGLVSQVYANLFSNAVKYTREVVDPASGQRRRFISFGWERKANFFGPGRDGIKLNVFTSGPAIPPETAAHLFEEGVRGENASGEYGTGHGLYFIREVVRLHGGVEGYEATDLGNNFFFVLPMDPVI comes from the coding sequence ATGACCAGCGCCTGGGACGCCGATGATTCCAGTATGGGCTTTGACCTCGGCGCTGCCGTGGACCCTGCTCTGCTGGACAGGCAGGTCATTGACGTCGTGGCCCGGCGCATCCATCAGAAGATGGATGATTACGACGCCTACAATTTCACGGCCAAGCAAAGCATCGCGCTCAATGTCTTCTTCGATCTGGCCCAGGAGTTTCCCCAGCTCGAGCATCTGTACGCGGTCTGTCTGCTGATCCCCAAGTTGTTTTTCGATATCGAGTGCAATCTGTACGTGCTCGACAGCAAAAGTGGCGCGATCCGCCGCTGCGCCTACCAGTGCATGGACAGCGATGCCGGAGAAGTGGGCGATCTGCCCTTTGCCCAGAAGAGCATTGTCCGCGACGACAGGCTCTTTATCCCCATCAAGGGCAATCACGAACTGATTTCCCAGTTGCCGTTCACCCCCCGGGAAGATGTGTTCGGCATGTTGGAAATCTATCCGGTCAGCCAGCTTTCCGAGCATGACCGGCTTTTTTTCGAGCGCTACGCCAATCGTTTCGGCTTCCAGCTCCATAACCGCATTCTGGCCAACAAGAACAAGGAGCATCTCCAGTTCATCAGAAGTCTTGTCAAAGATATCGGGCACAACGTCATTGTTCCCAATATCTACTTCAAGCTCTACTATAAGCGGCTGCGCTCCAAGATCGATCTGCTCAAATTCTTCGAATGGAAGCTTAAACAGTTTTTCGAGACAGATGCCTTGCCGGAAGAGGAGTTGCCGGCCACCAAGGAGAAGCTCCTGCGCGACCTGGGCTACATCCATGAAGGACTCATGGACCAGTACCGCCAGATCCTCACCCATTACGAGCAGACGAGCCTCTTTCTGGAGACGTTGTTGCGACGGTCGCACTTCGAAGAAGGGCGGTACGTGCTGGAAAAGCGGGCCTGCAACTTCAAAAAGCAGGTCATCGACCTCCAGCTCGAACGCTACCGGCCCCGGTTCGAAGAGCGCGGCATCGAGATTGACACGTCCCTTGGCGGCGTGCCGGACCAGGAAATCGAAGTGGTGGTGGACATCGGTCTGGTCAGTCAGGTCTATGCCAACCTCTTTTCCAATGCCGTCAAATACACCCGCGAGGTCGTTGATCCGGCCTCGGGGCAGCGCCGGCGTTTCATTTCCTTTGGCTGGGAGCGCAAGGCCAATTTCTTCGGCCCCGGCCGCGACGGCATCAAACTCAACGTCTTCACCTCCGGCCCGGCCATCCCGCCCGAGACCGCCGCCCATCTGTTCGAAGAGGGCGTGCGCGGTGAAAACGCCTCTGGCGAATACGGCACCGGCCACGGCCTGTACTTCATCCGCGAAGTGGTACGCCTGCACGGCGGCGTGGAAGGGTACGAGGCCACCGATCTCGGCAACAATTTCTTCTTCGTCCTGCCCATGGACCCGGTCATCTGA
- a CDS encoding GNAT family N-acetyltransferase: MSFAASRCEEAGRAPSDAEFHIHRGYLPGVIGRAAELHGRYYAEAWGSGAPFESLIAREFGEFMEGYDERFDLLLSANQDGRCIGTIAIYGRRRLPEGAQLRFFIVDPDCHGCGAGKALLAEALAWCREQGLAKVFLWTVDGLPASRRLYEKAGFRVTERVPDDRYTVLRDNLRLELEL; encoded by the coding sequence ATGTCGTTTGCCGCAAGTCGTTGTGAGGAGGCCGGGCGTGCCCCGTCCGATGCGGAATTTCACATCCATCGAGGCTACCTCCCCGGAGTGATCGGCCGGGCTGCGGAACTCCATGGCCGCTACTACGCCGAGGCCTGGGGGTCAGGTGCGCCGTTTGAGTCGCTCATTGCCCGGGAGTTCGGCGAATTTATGGAAGGCTACGACGAGCGCTTTGATCTGCTGCTCTCGGCCAACCAAGATGGCCGCTGTATCGGGACCATTGCCATCTACGGCCGCCGCCGGTTGCCCGAGGGGGCACAGCTGCGTTTTTTCATCGTCGACCCGGACTGCCACGGCTGCGGGGCCGGCAAGGCGCTGTTGGCCGAGGCGCTCGCCTGGTGCCGGGAGCAGGGCCTGGCCAAGGTCTTTCTCTGGACCGTGGACGGTCTGCCCGCCTCGCGCCGGCTCTATGAAAAAGCCGGGTTCCGGGTGACCGAGCGGGTGCCCGACGACCGCTACACCGTACTGCGCGACAACCTGCGCCTGGAGCTTGAGTTGTAA